cggacgaactatgataatttaaggccaagattatttcgggatttgaagtcgggacttttgaccatttgattttattttgagatataagttatgtatgcaattgatggcattgaacacttaggaaaaattgggaccacaattcataaaattggaattaaaaatgttGTGCAAAAATCCCTTGGTGGCCGTGTAAGTTGAAATGGTCCCACaccttgtgtggccaattttaattggtccaacacattgtgtgggccaaagacaaCTAAGGGAAATATGTGGACTTAAAAGGATGACTCTAAGTCATCTTTCCCTCATTTACACTTCAACACTTGAACAAAAGAAAGACAAGAACTTGGGAGCTCCTCTTTcccactgttttcggccaaaccTCAAGAAAACCAAATCAATTTCTAGCTTCCCCAAAATTATTTATttggtacaaacccactatattgaggtccctaagtagcgtggaagtatcgTTTGGATCATTTAACCATTCATTGTGTCCAATTGCAAAACCCTAGCCAATTGTggtattgaagaagaaaggtatgttTCGCTCTTGTTTATGCGTTGTGAACGTTTATTTCATGTTGAAGTATattaatatggaagaaaatcatgaaatatagaatgttgaagttgggtcttgtgtttGGTATGTGGGCCGTGTGGGGTGTAGGTGTGTGTTGTGTGATTGAGTTGATAAATTGGTTCCTTGTAGCTTGTtaattgttgtagagtggagaagagaatacaaATCGTCAATATGTGTATACATGGATGTAATGTAGCCGTGTGTAGCcccaaatgtttggcaaagaatgaatttatatcgcttagcgtcgtaatggttattgtgatgacttgtaggttggaaatgagaaattaatgtcccaaattgacatagtaagtgctgcggactgatttggagaactttatgcatttaatgcaatccttatatatgagaaccattaacatatatatatatatatatatatatatatatatatatatatatgtgtagtgtggacgaatgtgagcCTATAATATGTTGAAGATCGCATTAATATCGCTTAACGTTTCaattgtcgtcgttatggattctagTTGGGGATGAGCAATTAAcaactcaagattgatgttgagaatttgtgggttgttttgaggctagttgtgcgtttgacgtaaattgtatattttatgaaaatcatatcgttatattgtgggttgcgatacaaatcatgacttgaaaatgaggaatggaaAAGAGGGGCTGTTCTCGGGtaaaggggactgttttcggccacttttgaaaaataaataaattgtggatTGCTGGAAATATTATGCGAAtcgtttagaatgttcttgaatgttgttagtatgggtttgggttaataatcgaatatacgaacgatattgtggctttaaagtaagccattaaagtgaataattggaaagttgtcgaatggtgtaaaagagagctactaatgttgttttgcctttcggattgattattgatgatactaggttggttattgtggttgttgttgttgattttgagcgagttaaattctcgggatggcctatttacaggggaaatgttgtcgaattttctgtagaatttaatgattagtttggaatgaatggcttaagtgcccttagctaatgtttggtattcgttggcgtaattgtagaccttggggagcccgaggtgtagatttggattagctttagattggctagcttggagtgtgtacgaggtatgtaaagcaacctcctttctttttggcatgtcttagttttacataggctagattagagccttaaggaaattccaaatccgaaatccgagcatgatatgatttATATATactccttggcactcttatgtatgatttgatgtaatacgaaccattatgtttttgaaagaagtgatttccaaactttgtacaaaaaggtttcactttaatgaatttcgtaatttttgaatgccatatctttcgcataaaggctcggattgttccaatattttcataagagtttgcatgctgtataatgagtatgttttccataagcgggcctgATTCGGGTccatacccgtccgtgggtcccgcgaccttcctttatgtaattcggagaatctttgaaagaatttgttaaggctattatttcgattttcaaatatgatcactttacttatgtttgaatttatgataaggattttatgcatatgactactcacgactctattcgtgcattttgttattcccttcgccgagtcccggccGATCctgttatcgtgcgcgctttgatatgctccggagttatgctgtgtttatggttctccgagctactcgctaatgagggtcgggttccacttatgtttggtgttatgctgtatatggcgttatgttgggttatgatatgtgacggggattcggagaattTAAACTTAcatctggagtatgctgtgtatTGACGCCAttgacaggcgggcgaccatattcttctgtaccctatgcattacttacatatttttgaaagtaaacatatttgatatgttggatttgcgcTTATGTTTGATACTCCCCTTTTATTTAAAGTCTCacatttgctttctgtatattctgctttgcatactcaattcatatttcgtactgaccccctttcttcggggggggggggggggggggggctgcgtttcatgcccgcaggtacagacgcacagttcggtgatcccccagtgtaggataccccttttgctgttggagtgctcttctcctttcagagcatatcttttggtatacacTTTTGTTCGCTATGTTTGTATTTATTCGTtcgggggtacggcggggccctgtcccgccatatgattcgtttggtctgtttagaggtctgtagacgtatttgtgggtgtgtgtgcctacttttgTATAGTGGGGTTTGTATGATCTCATTTGTTATGgccgccttgtcggcgtgcattttgtatacgTGTTTTGGGccattgtgccatttgatagccttgtcggctttttgacatctttgatagccttgttggctcttgatacatttgacagccttgccggctttttgatatatatatatgtgtccgCACATGGTTGCGTTGAAATGCGTCTGAtgcagtttgatatagtttgagacggcatatagcatTTTAGCCGCATATACTATTTGGATGTGATTCGATACGTacaggtatgtcagggtgcccaagtagggcactagtcacggcctacggggttgggtcgtgacacttagccatcctacacactacaacgaTTTAACACACtacaagaatcaattcatcaatccAATTCAACACCCAAATACACGGCTAGAACACCAAACACACGGCCCAACTTCATCacaccatatttcatgatttatatccatgttaacatactacaacatgaattaaacattcacaacacaaaaacaagagcaaaacatacctttcttcTCCAATTCCACACTTTggttagggtttgcaaatgggtatAATGAGTAGTTagatgacccaaacaatacttccacgctacttagggatctcaatatagtgggtttgtatcaaGGAATAAATTTTAGAGAGGCTAAAAATGGAGTTGGTTTTCCTCCACTTTGGCCGAGAACCATGGAGTAGTTGCTCCTCACTTCTTGCTTTATTTTTGCTAAGTATAGAATGAGGAGAGATGATTTGAAAGTCATCTTTTAGTCCCACAAAAATATCTCCAAGTGtcttggcccacacaatgtgttggaccatttaagaTTGGCCACACATTGTGTGGGACCCTCTtcccatacacacggccacaatgGCCCCTTTGCACAatatttttaattccaattttatgaattgtggtcccaattttttctaagtgttcaatgcccacaactttatatataacttatgtctcaaaataaaatcaaatgtcaaaagtcccgacttcaaatcccggaatggtcttggccttaattatcatagttaattcgggttgtcccaatgtataaaaatacgggacgtaacagtaATGACCGCAAATCTCTTGGGAGGAGCTGCTCTGCGTCCTGTTTTTGACATACTCTTCAAAGCCGTTCTTCATGTTGTCATAAACATCACCAGTTTCCGTTCCAAATTCCTCAGCTTGAAGCAGACATTAGTTGATATTGAACCAGTATTCGCTGACATGGAGAGGCTAAGCAAAGCCCTAAATGGCCGAGACAGAAATAGAGATGTTCAAGAAGCAGCTGATGGAAGGTGAAGAGCTAGTTCTCAAGTGTTCCAAGACTAAATGCTACGAAGCGATGAAAATATGGATTTACTCCAGGAAACTGACCAAGTTGGAAATTTCACTGGTGAAGTTCTGCCAGATGCATGGTTTAATTCTGGTGTGTAGGGTTAGTAAAAAGATTCTGGTCAAGGTAAATGAACATGGTAAGAAATTGGACGAGATTCACTCGATGTTAAGAGATATTTTGCTGACAGGATCGGGGAGTGGTATTGGACTTGTTTCAGGAGCTCTCAAGTAGGAAGGTGATGGGGACTTGTTTCAGGAGCTCTCAAGTAGGAAGGCGATGGGGCTTCATAAGGAGGACCAATGTCTCTACATCTTGAAGACTGAGGGAAATGAACCCACAGTAGAAACCAAGCATTCATCTCATAACTCATCAGTGAATGTTTTTTCTAGTGATTTGTGTATGGATGCTAATTACAGTGTTAATAATTCTGATGTTACTGCTTTATGGCATAGAAGACTAGGCATGCCCCTTTAAAAGTTATGAGGAGAATAAATGTTCTGAATTTCATACAGATGAGAGGTCATACTTGTACTGTTTGTCCTATTGCTATGCAATCAATAATGCCTTTTACTCTTAAGTACTTCTTCTTCTGTTGCTTCATTTGATCTTCTACATGCTAATATTTGGGGGGCTATATAGAGTTTCAACTCGTGATGGTAGGAGATATTTTCTAACTTTGGTAGGTACACTTGACTCGAGGACTCTGCCTGTCTGAAGAACAGACCATTAGCACTGTATGAACCTTCCCTTATTCTGCACTTTCCTCAATGGCCATATACTGTTCAAAATGAAATCTGTCTTGATCCAAACAAACATGTCAGATTTAGACGCAGCCACGGCTTGGTGGTGATAGGATATTAGGTATTACAGAGCGTTACAGGTTAATTCGACGAGTGAAGTGACTACTATTCTAATCTTATATGGTCTTCCTAGATAAATGGTCTAAAAAACCATACCTCAAGAATTTTTTTACTTCACTCTATCTGAAGACAAATTTACTCATAGCTCAAGACTTTTCCAGGTTATTGACTGGCCAATTCTGGCTCACGAAATGTTACATGCATGGCTGCGGCTTAAAGGTGGATCTTTTATTCCAAAAACACTTGTATATGATGTCCTTTTCTCTTTCTGAAGATAAGTTTTTCATTTTAATGATTACAGGCTATCCGAGTTTAAGTCCAGAAGTGGAAGAAGGTACCTGCCAAGTATTAGCTCACATATGGTTGGACTCTGAAATAATAGCTGGTTCTGGTAGTAGTTCGACTTCTGCATCTTCCTCTGCATCCTCATCATCATCTACTTCATCAAAGAAAGGGAATTGTTCCGAGTTTGAGAAGAAACTGGGTGATTTTTTCAAGCACCAATTGAATCAGATACCTCAGCAGCTTATGGGGATGGATTCAGAAGAGGTAATAAGGCAGTGCTCAAGTGTGTCTCAAGACGACACTTGATCATATCCGGCTTACAGGAACCTTCCCGTGTTAAATTTTTCAGTCATGCTGAGTGTTTCCACGTCGACTGGGATATTCAAAACAAACCTTCTATACTAGTTTTGTAGGACCAAATAGCGCATACAAttataatcataatcataacacaATAATGAAAAGGTAAAAGTAAATGCACCAATAAGATGCAGATACGTTTAATATAACTTGTGTCTACTTCAAGTTGTATACTTGTTCATATAAAGGAAAACCAAACACAGTGATGCACGAGTATATATACCTTTCTTCCCGTCCCCCAAAGGTGCTTTAACGTGTTTTCTTGAAGAAGAGGAAGATTGGTCGTGTAGGGCTAATTGACTCTATATATGTATGAAGCAGCAACAACTGTATTGTATTTGCCTGCTCCTGTAATTACATGGCGGTATCCTCTTAATTTTCATCTTACTCAAGAGAACTTTTTTTTGGTTGATTTGCTTCCTTCAAGTGTGTGAGTTTCGGATAGATTGTTCTAAGTTCGAAGAAAAGAGGAGGAATGGATTAGGTTGACAGTCGAGGAGGAATGCATTAGGTTGACAGTAAAAATAGTTTTAACTATGATGAATCACTAAATTCATTGGATTGAGCAAAGCAGACAAAGAGGATTCATATCCGACAAGAGAATCATACAAACAAAGCTACAGTAATGTAAAATATGCAATTGGAACGATGAGTTCTCTCCACAACATACTCCATATTGCAGTCCCCGCGTCCAATTATTCCCTGCATTTTTCTTGCAGTTAATACAGTTGATGTTGTATATTCTGTTGAATTGCGTCCTATCAAGAATTAATATTTTGCATTCAGAGCccattgagagaaaaaaaaaaaaaaaagaccaaagGAAGGGAAGGGGAACTAAATATAAAGGCCACAGCTAAGTCTTAACTTTACATTTAAGAAACAAAAGTTCACTGCTGGGACCTGTCTGAACATAACATATGAGCTATTGTTCATTATGTTAGCAAGTTCTCTAGTTTTGTACATCTGTCTGGATTTTGATTAAGACAGATATTGACTTCTCGCTTCCATTCATTGACCTTCAACCCTGATATTAATATTCATCTGACACGGTCAAATAAATCATTTTCACATATCTTTTGTGGCAGGTATGTTGATTTAAGTGAATCAATCAAAACATAACAGAAGGGTTTGAACACAATGAAATGATGGACAAAAGAAGTCTGTGATGCTCTTTGACTATTCTGTAAGAAAGCAAAGTTTCAATAACAATAACCTACTCCAAGACTTCAAGTCTATTGGGCTTTTAATGTGCAGCTTCGCTGCAATTTCTTAGAGGGTAGACTATTCTGCCTCAAGTTGTCGATTTTTCCCACTTCTACTTCGAACAATCAGTGCCTCTTTCACCCACCCACAACTGAACATGTTGCTCTCTCAGCTATTCATTCTCTCAATGTTTATGTTTATCCATCAAGTGATCATCTCTGCCACTAACATTGATGGAAACGTTGCCATTTCATGTGGTGCCTCTGGCGATTTCCCTGCACCAGATGGACGAGTATGGGTTGGTGATGCCAGTTTCAGCTCTTCATTGCTACAGTTAAGGGGAAAATCTATAAAGTCAAGAGTCCCCCATCAGTTTGCTGGTTTGTCGGATCCAGTTCCTTATAAGTCAGCTCGAACGTCTCGCCATGGGTTTACTTACCAGTTTTCAGTGAAACCAGGGCAAAAGTTCATACGCTTACACTTCAAGCCAGCTTCATACAAAGGTTTCAAGAAGTCCAAAGCCATTTTTACTGTCAAAACTGGTCAGCATACCCTGCTCAGTGACTTCATCCCTACCCTTGCTGCTGATGCTCTGGGCATAAACTATTTCAAGAAGGAATTTTGCATCACTGTACAAGAAAGTGAAACATTGAGCATAACATTCATACCATCTCGCTTTTTGGAAGACACTTATGCTTTTGTAAATGCAATCGAGATTGTTTCCATGCCTGCTGGTCTGTATTTCACACCAGATGGCAATCAGGGAGTCCGTGTTGTTGGGCGAAAGCACAGATTCTACATTGACAATAGCACAGCACTGGAAACAATTCAGCGAATAAATGTTGGCGGAAACTCTATTTCATCTTTGGAAGATGCAACCATGTTCCGGGACTGGGAAGATGACTCTAATTACCTGATAGAAGTTGGTGCCTTTTCTATCAACAGCGCCGTTCCAATCAGATTTACTTCCTCAGCAACTCAAAGTGCACCAAAAGAAGTTTACCAAACGGCCAGGTCAGTGGGTGCACACTGCCATTCTAATGTCTGTAATCTCACTTGGAACATCCCACTTGATTTGGGATTCAGATACCTTGTTAGGCTCCACTTTTGTGAAATTGAACCTGCGATGACAAATAAAGGTGAAAGAAATTTCACTATTGTCATAAATAATCATAATGCTGAAGATGAAGCTGATGTGATCAAATGGAGTGGAGGACATGGAATTTCTGTATACAGGGACTATGTTGCCATTATGGAGGGTGATAGAAGGGAAGGTAAGCATAAACTTTCTATAGTTTTGCA
Above is a genomic segment from Lycium barbarum isolate Lr01 chromosome 12, ASM1917538v2, whole genome shotgun sequence containing:
- the LOC132623746 gene encoding protein DA1-related 1-like, whose protein sequence is MRKLKLWFFLLLVAVERLLWHQWFVKRMISKVIDWPILAHEMLHAWLRLKGYPSLSPEVEEGTCQVLAHIWLDSEIIAGSGSSSTSASSSASSSSSTSSKKGNCSEFEKKLGDFFKHQLNQIPQQLMGMDSEEVC